TCATACATACTTCTGCAGGCGCGTATCATTCGAGGGAAGAAATGCGGGCTTCCCGATAATTTAAATATGCTAAGAGTACGTTAGCAATAGTAAGAGATGCACAACCTCGACATCGCACGAATCTTCAACGAGATTGCGGATATTCTGGAAGTGAAAGGCGAGAACGCGTTTAAGATACGCGCGTACCGCAAGGCCGCGCTGACGATCGAAACACTCACCCAGGACTTAACGGTGATCGCAGAACGAGGCGGCGTGAAAGAGCTGAAGCAGATCCCGGGAATCGGCGAGGGCATTGCGAGGAAGATCGTTGAGATCGCAGAGACCGGCGATTGCAAGAAGCACCGCGAGTTGAAACAGGAAATGCCGTCGGAGTTGCTCGAGCTTCTGGCCATACCGCGTGTCGGCCCGAAGACGATCGCGAAGGTGCATCAGGAGCTCGGTATAACGAATATAGTGGAGCTGGAGCAAGCTGCGAAATCGCATCAGTTAGCAGGTATCCCGGGATTCGGCGCCAAGGTCGAGGAGAACATTCTGAAGGGGATAGCGCAATACCGGAGTTATCAAGGCCGTGCATTGCTCTCTGTCGCGCTTCCCTACGCCGAATCGATAGTAAACGAACTGAAAAAGTTAGATGCCGTGGAGCAGATACTGATTGCAGGCAGTTTGCGACGGATGCGTGAGACGATCGGCGATATAGACATACTGGTCGTCTCAAAACGGCCGAACGAGGTGATGGATGCGTTCACGACTCTTGACGGTGTGGAGGACGTGATCGCAAAGGGCGAGACGAAATCCTCTATCATCATCAACGGTATAAACGCGGACGTGCGTGTGGTGGAGGCGGTTTCATTCGGTGCCGCGGCACATTATTTCACGGGCTCCAAGCACCATAACGTGCGAATACGGGAGTTAGGCGTGAAGAAGGGGCTGAAGATAAACGAATACGGCGTCTTCCGCGGTGATGAGCGGATCGGCGGTGAGCACGAGGAGGACGTCTTCGCGAGCGTCGGGCTCTCGTACGTTCCTCCTGAGCTGCGTGAGGATCGGGGCGAGGTAGAAGCCGCGAAGAAGGGCAAAATACCGAAACTGATTGAGATAAGCGATCTCAAGGGCGATTTGCACGTGCATACCAACTGGAGTGACGGGCGGGACAGCGTAGAGGAGATGGCGAACGCTGCTGTAGCTCTGGGCTATGTGTATATTGCCGTGGCCGACCATTCGCCTGCCGTGGGCGTTGCAGGTGGCTTGAACGAGGAGAAGATACCGAAGCGGCTGGATGAGATCGAAAAGGTGAACACGCGATTCGAAGAAGCTGGAGTTAGGTTCAGAGTGCTCAATGCAGTCGAGGTAGATATAAAGTCTGATTTCTCTCTGGACTTCTCTGATGTAATCTTAGAAGCTCTGGACGTGGTCGTGGGTGCAGTCCACTCGAAATTTTCGCAAGACCGCCCGACGATGACGAAACGGATCGTCACCGCAATGGAGAATCCCAACGTAGATATCATTGCGCACCCTACCGGCAGGCTATTAGGAAAGCGGGACCCGTACGAAGTGGATATGGAGCAGCTCATGACGGCTGCGAAGGATACGGGAACCATGCTCGAGCTGAATTCGTTCCCGACTCGGCTTGACCTCAACGATCTCCACTGCAAGATGGCGAAGGATTACGGTGTTTTAGTCGCCATCTCTACGGATGCGCATGCAACCACACAGATGCGGGATGTGCGGCGGTACGGCGTAGCCACTGCCCGGCGTGGCTGGCTTGAACCAACGGACGTGCTCACTACGAGAGGTCTGGAAGAGCTACTGAAAAGCGTGAAGCATTAATTTAATTAGGTTAGAATGTTCTTAATTCTCCCTTCACCGCCTTCTTCGTGATCTCCGCTACGCTCGAGAGCCCTTCGTCGATGATGCGCCGCACCTTCTTCTCCATCCATTCACGGTTTACGCCGCTCAGCGGGATGATCTGCGCGGTTGCGACCTTCGGATCGTCGATCCGTCTGCCGATCTCCGAGAGGATCTGG
Above is a window of Methanomicrobia archaeon DNA encoding:
- the polX gene encoding DNA polymerase/3'-5' exonuclease PolX — its product is MHNLDIARIFNEIADILEVKGENAFKIRAYRKAALTIETLTQDLTVIAERGGVKELKQIPGIGEGIARKIVEIAETGDCKKHRELKQEMPSELLELLAIPRVGPKTIAKVHQELGITNIVELEQAAKSHQLAGIPGFGAKVEENILKGIAQYRSYQGRALLSVALPYAESIVNELKKLDAVEQILIAGSLRRMRETIGDIDILVVSKRPNEVMDAFTTLDGVEDVIAKGETKSSIIINGINADVRVVEAVSFGAAAHYFTGSKHHNVRIRELGVKKGLKINEYGVFRGDERIGGEHEEDVFASVGLSYVPPELREDRGEVEAAKKGKIPKLIEISDLKGDLHVHTNWSDGRDSVEEMANAAVALGYVYIAVADHSPAVGVAGGLNEEKIPKRLDEIEKVNTRFEEAGVRFRVLNAVEVDIKSDFSLDFSDVILEALDVVVGAVHSKFSQDRPTMTKRIVTAMENPNVDIIAHPTGRLLGKRDPYEVDMEQLMTAAKDTGTMLELNSFPTRLDLNDLHCKMAKDYGVLVAISTDAHATTQMRDVRRYGVATARRGWLEPTDVLTTRGLEELLKSVKH